One Primulina huaijiensis isolate GDHJ02 chromosome 5, ASM1229523v2, whole genome shotgun sequence DNA segment encodes these proteins:
- the LOC140977626 gene encoding uncharacterized protein, translating to MADSDKTPKNETWKKINSPYDLSSNDNPGNVITQVKLRGDENYEEWARSIWTSLRARKKWSFVDESISEPQEGSPELEDWWTVQSMLVSWIRNTIEPDLHSTISHEENAKDLWEDIEERFHIANGPRIQQIKTELNEWCKCKLSAKLEKRREEEKVHQFLMGLDEGSYGTVRSNLLATEPLPTLNKVYLALAQEERMKIITRAREERGEVIGLAVQTNTRLKGRGETKDNTMICPKCNRTGHDSTSCFQLIGYPEWWGDCPRGESRAGGRGMGGQQQQQRTGTGRGRSGTVRANAAQITERTASALAVIEIDSEKSGLAGLSNEQWQNLLQMVNNHKPSTSEKMTGNHINNPWIIDTGASNHMTGSLKNVSELRGCLDALWDCRMDSAQLPQKKDQ from the exons ATGGCTGATTCTGATAAAACACCAAAGAATGAAACTTGGAAGAAGATAAACTCCCCATATGATTTGTCATCAAATGACAATCCAGGAAACGTCATCACGCAAGTCAAGTTGCGAGGTGATGAGAACTATGAGGAATGGGCGAGATCTATCTGGACCTCGCTGCGAGCTCGAAAAAAATGGAGTTTTGTGGACGAGTCCATCTCAGAACCACAGGAAGGATCTCCTGAATTAGAAGACTGGTGGACTGTTCAGTCCATGTTGGTATCATGGATTCGGAACACAATTGAACCCGACCTGCACTCTACCATCTCGCATGAGGAGAACGCGAAAGATCTGTGGGAAGACATTGAGGAACGATTTCACATTGCAAATGGACCTCGGATTCAACAAATAAAAACCGAGTTGAATGAAT GGTGCAAGTGCAAACTCTCGGCAAAATTGGAGAAGCGTCGAGAAGAAGAAAAGGTACACCAATTTCTCATGGGATTGGATGAAGGGAGTTACGGTACTGTTCGATCCAACCTACTTGCAACAGAACCATTGCCGACTTTGAACAAAGTATATTTGGCTTTGGCCCAAGAAGAAAGAATGAAGATTATCACTCGTGCAAGGGAAGAACGAGGAGAAGTCATTGGACTCGCTGTTCAAACAAACACCAGATTGAAGGGACGCGGAGAGACAAAAGACAATACAATGATCTGCCCGAAATGCAACCGAACAGGCCATGATTCAACAAGCTGTTTCCAGCTTATTGGGTACCCAGAATGGTGGGGTGACTGTCCTCGTGGTGAAAGCAGAGCTGGTGGACGTGGTATGGGAggacaacaacaacaacaacgcACAGGAACTGGGCGTGGACGAAGTGGAACAGTCCGGGCCAATGCTGCTCAGATCACAGAAAGAACTGCAAGTGCTTTGGCGGTAATTGAAATTGACTCAGAAAAATCAGGTTTGGCCGGCCTGAGTAATGAGCAGTGGCAGAACCTTCTTCAGATGGTGAACAATCATAAACCAAGTACAAGTGAGAAGATGACAGGTAATCACATAAATAATCCATGGATCATTGACACAGGCGCATCCAATCACATGACTGGGAGCTTGAAGAATGTGAGTGAACTACGAGGGTGTCTGGATGCCCTGTGGGATTGCCGGATGGACAGTGCGCAGCTGCCACAAAAGAAGGATCAGTGA